The following coding sequences are from one Brienomyrus brachyistius isolate T26 chromosome 2, BBRACH_0.4, whole genome shotgun sequence window:
- the LOC125721906 gene encoding E3 ubiquitin-protein ligase NEURL3, with the protein MPDRDNICTRRDSSHCCSGRCLGPLSFYTGATGARVTLSSDGRRAERVGNTFRDGLVFSSRPVKVRERVRLRVERSAPQWHGALRVGFTAIRPTHRTLPSFAIPHLTDTPGYWAGIVPEVCSHPGSELQFWVTPHGELKLKVLGTEKILLKGVDVRQPLWAMIDVYGQTSAVLLLGSKKKNLFSVQTSCPVPVPPPVSSRDGLASHINSNVFPSHATLSLESLWPPMDPWYFLSDNEQITGASENCVVCLCQKSTVILRCGHQCLCLECVDRVCVIFRECPLCREPFSDLLDVSLAPS; encoded by the exons ATTCATCGCACTGCTGTAGCGGGCGCTGCCTGGGACCCCTTTCGTTCTACACGGGGGCCACGGGGGCCAGGGTGACCCTGAGCTCGGACGGCCGGCGGGCAGAGCGGGTTGGGAACACCTTCCGGGATGGGCTGGTCTTCAGCAGTCGGCCCGTGAAGGTGCGGGAGCGGGTACGCCTGCGTGTGGAGCGCTCCGCCCCGCAATGGCACGGCGCTCTGCGGGTGGGTTTCACTGCCATTCGGCCCACGCACCGGACCCTGCCCTCCTTCGCCATCCCCCACCTCACCGATACACCCGGGTACTGGGCCGGTATCGTACCCGAGGTATGCTCCCATCCTGGatccgaactgcagttctggGTCACGCCACACGGAGAGCTAAAGCTGAAGGTACTAGGGACAGAGAAGATCTTGCTGAAAGGCGTGGATGTGAGACAGCCACTGTGGGCCATGATCGACGTGTATGGTCAGACTTCCGCGGTGCTCCTTTTGG GTTCCAAGAAAAAGAATCTGTTTTCTGTCCAAACGTCTTGTCCAGTCCCAGTGCCACCTCCAGTCTCCTCACGGGACGGGCTGGCATCTCATATCAACAGCAACGTCTTTCCTTCTCACGCTACTTTGAGCCTGGAGTCTCTATGGCCACCTATGGACCCCTGGTACTTTCTCTCTGACAATGAGCAGATCACAG GAGCTTCCGAAAACTGCGTTGTCTGTCTCTGCCAGAAGTCCACAGTCATTCTTCGCTGTGGACACCAGTGCCTCTGCCTCGAGTGTGTGGACAGGGTTTGTGTCATCTTTAGGGAGTGTCCTCTGTGCCGGGAGCCGTTCTCGGACCTTCTCGATGTCAGCCTGGCTCCCAGCTAA